One window of Saccharopolyspora phatthalungensis genomic DNA carries:
- the cobO gene encoding cob(I)yrinic acid a,c-diamide adenosyltransferase, with protein sequence MPQGQPSTVPADGLTTRQRRNRPLVVVHTGEMKGKSTAAFGLALRGWNQGWSIGVFQFVKSAKWRVGEESAFRALGRLHDETGEGGPVEWHKMGEGWSWARKKGSEEDHAAAALEGWREIARRIGAQRHGLYVLDEFTYPLHWGWVDVAEVVETLRDRPGHQHVVITGRYAPQALIDAADLVMETTKVKHPMDAGQKGQKGIEW encoded by the coding sequence ATGCCTCAGGGACAACCATCGACGGTGCCGGCGGACGGCTTGACCACTCGTCAGCGTCGCAACCGACCGCTGGTCGTGGTGCACACCGGCGAGATGAAGGGCAAGTCCACCGCCGCGTTCGGGCTCGCACTGCGCGGCTGGAACCAGGGCTGGTCGATCGGCGTGTTCCAGTTCGTCAAGTCCGCCAAGTGGCGCGTCGGCGAGGAGTCCGCGTTTCGCGCCTTGGGACGGTTGCACGACGAAACCGGTGAGGGCGGCCCCGTCGAGTGGCACAAGATGGGCGAAGGCTGGTCGTGGGCCCGGAAGAAGGGCAGCGAGGAGGATCACGCCGCCGCCGCGCTGGAAGGCTGGCGGGAGATCGCCCGCCGGATCGGTGCGCAGCGCCACGGCCTCTACGTGCTGGACGAGTTCACCTACCCGCTGCACTGGGGCTGGGTCGACGTCGCCGAGGTCGTCGAGACCCTGCGCGACCGCCCCGGGCACCAGCACGTCGTGATCACCGGCCGCTACGCCCCGCAGGCGCTGATCGACGCCGCCGACCTCGTCATGGAGACCACCAAGGTCAAACACCCGATGGACGCCGGCCAGAAGGGGCAGAAGGGCATCGAGTGGTAA
- a CDS encoding pyridoxal-dependent decarboxylase, with product MSPEEFRKFGRQVVDWIADYYAGVEEHPVRSRVPPGEIRAQLPAHPPERGESFERVLSDLDAVLMPGVTHWQHPNFFAYFPANATGPAILGDLLSSGLGVQGMVWATSPACTELETVVVDWMAELLGLPEHFRTDAVGGGVIQDSASSAALVACLAALQRESGGGIASQGITRRHPLYISAHTHSSLERAARMVGVGADNLRVVDVDPDTLGMDPKHLDALIVEDLAAGAVPTLACATIGTTSTTAIDPVREVGEVCRARGVWLHVDAAYAGVAAVCPELRWINDGVAEFADSYCTNAHKWLLTNFDCSLLWMADRQPMIDALSILPEYLRNPATASGEVIDYRDWQVPLGRRFRALKLWSVLRWYGAAGLRTHIRTTVGLAQEFADWVRDDPRFAVLEPHPLGLVCFRPLFPELSIDEANDRTYRLMESLNDSGQLYLTHTKVDGRTLLRFAVGSPQTERRHVLAAWQRIQGALG from the coding sequence ATGTCGCCGGAGGAGTTCCGGAAGTTCGGTCGGCAGGTGGTCGACTGGATCGCGGACTATTACGCCGGTGTCGAGGAACACCCGGTGCGGTCCCGGGTGCCGCCCGGGGAGATCCGGGCACAGCTCCCGGCTCATCCGCCCGAGCGGGGCGAGTCCTTCGAGCGGGTCCTGAGCGACCTCGACGCCGTGCTGATGCCGGGCGTCACGCATTGGCAGCACCCGAATTTCTTCGCCTACTTCCCGGCCAACGCCACCGGGCCGGCGATCCTCGGCGATCTGCTTTCCAGCGGGCTCGGCGTGCAGGGCATGGTGTGGGCGACCAGCCCGGCGTGCACCGAACTGGAGACCGTCGTCGTCGACTGGATGGCCGAACTGCTGGGCCTGCCCGAGCACTTCCGGACCGACGCCGTCGGCGGTGGGGTGATCCAGGATTCGGCCTCCAGCGCCGCGCTGGTCGCCTGCCTAGCGGCCTTGCAGCGGGAAAGCGGCGGAGGGATCGCGAGCCAGGGCATCACCCGCCGTCATCCGCTCTACATTTCCGCGCACACCCATTCATCCCTGGAGCGGGCGGCGCGGATGGTCGGCGTCGGGGCGGACAACCTCCGCGTCGTCGATGTCGACCCGGACACGCTCGGCATGGACCCGAAGCACCTGGACGCCCTGATCGTCGAGGACCTCGCCGCGGGCGCGGTACCCACGCTGGCATGCGCGACCATCGGCACCACCTCGACGACCGCGATCGATCCGGTCCGAGAGGTCGGCGAGGTGTGCCGGGCGCGCGGGGTCTGGCTGCACGTGGACGCGGCGTACGCGGGTGTTGCCGCGGTGTGCCCGGAGCTGCGCTGGATCAACGACGGTGTCGCCGAATTCGCCGATTCCTACTGCACCAACGCGCACAAGTGGTTGTTGACCAACTTCGACTGCAGCCTGCTGTGGATGGCCGACCGGCAGCCCATGATCGACGCGCTGTCGATCCTGCCCGAATACCTGCGCAATCCGGCGACCGCGTCCGGCGAGGTGATCGACTACCGGGACTGGCAGGTGCCGTTGGGGCGCCGGTTCCGGGCGTTGAAGCTGTGGTCGGTGCTGCGCTGGTACGGCGCCGCCGGGTTGCGCACGCACATCCGTACCACCGTCGGCCTCGCGCAGGAGTTCGCCGACTGGGTCCGCGACGACCCGCGGTTCGCGGTTCTGGAGCCGCATCCGCTGGGCCTGGTCTGCTTCCGGCCGCTGTTTCCGGAACTGTCCATCGACGAAGCCAACGACCGGACCTATCGGCTGATGGAATCCCTGAACGACTCGGGGCAGCTGTACCTGACGCACACCAAAGTGGACGGCCGGACGTTGCTGCGGTTCGCGGTCGGCTCGCCGCAGACCGAACGGCGCCACGTGCTGGCGGCTTGGCAGCGGATCCAGGGGGCGCTGGGGTGA
- a CDS encoding HoxN/HupN/NixA family nickel/cobalt transporter — translation MIRDPEASRPQAGWGATERRKAAIVLAAVGALHLAGWSAYLLQQDAFGTVGGLATAGLTAYLLGLRHGFDADHVAVIDDATRLLMQRGRRPVSTGMWFALGHASVVLFLAVAVAFIAGPAAQHWAEDTGVQVATVVDIIVIAVLTTLAVLNALVLRDALRLLRRARRGAVAEAEVELVLGRRGLLARLLRGRMRSVGRSWHLFGIGLLFGLGMQTATEITVLAMVSPADQLSAVAVLSLPLLFAAGMCTVDSVDGMLMSRAYTWSLARPLRRLAVNVTTTALTVVLAGVVALVVLAGLLGELGVPYVAPVASVGDHFELLGYLTLAAFMAVWGGAALWWKFAAPGDDAERA, via the coding sequence ATGATTCGGGATCCCGAAGCAAGTCGGCCGCAGGCCGGTTGGGGCGCCACCGAGCGCCGGAAAGCAGCGATCGTGTTGGCCGCGGTCGGCGCGCTCCACTTAGCGGGTTGGAGCGCCTACCTGCTGCAACAGGACGCATTCGGCACGGTAGGCGGGTTGGCCACCGCGGGCCTGACGGCTTACCTGCTCGGCCTGCGCCACGGATTCGACGCCGACCACGTCGCCGTGATCGACGACGCGACGCGGCTGCTGATGCAGCGCGGTCGACGCCCGGTGTCGACCGGCATGTGGTTCGCGCTCGGCCACGCCAGCGTCGTGCTGTTCCTCGCGGTCGCGGTGGCCTTCATCGCCGGACCCGCCGCGCAGCACTGGGCCGAGGACACCGGGGTGCAGGTGGCCACGGTCGTGGACATCATCGTGATCGCCGTGCTGACCACGCTGGCCGTGCTCAACGCGCTGGTGCTGCGCGATGCCCTGCGGCTGCTGCGCCGCGCCCGCCGCGGCGCGGTCGCGGAGGCGGAGGTCGAGCTCGTGCTGGGGCGGCGCGGCCTGCTCGCCCGGCTGCTGCGCGGGCGGATGCGGAGTGTCGGCCGGTCCTGGCATCTGTTCGGCATCGGGCTGCTGTTCGGACTCGGCATGCAGACGGCCACCGAGATCACGGTGCTGGCCATGGTGTCCCCGGCCGACCAGCTCTCGGCCGTCGCGGTGCTGAGCCTGCCGCTGCTGTTCGCCGCCGGAATGTGCACAGTGGACAGTGTGGACGGCATGTTGATGTCCCGCGCCTACACGTGGTCGCTGGCGCGGCCCTTGCGGCGGCTGGCCGTCAACGTGACGACGACGGCACTGACCGTGGTGCTCGCCGGGGTCGTCGCGCTGGTCGTCCTGGCCGGGTTGCTCGGCGAGCTCGGTGTGCCCTACGTCGCGCCGGTCGCGTCCGTCGGCGACCACTTTGAGCTGCTCGGATATCTGACCCTGGCCGCCTTCATGGCAGTATGGGGCGGCGCCGCACTCTGGTGGAAGTTCGCCGCCCCCGGCGACGACGCGGAGCGTGCGTGA
- a CDS encoding DUF1876 domain-containing protein translates to MNETHTITLNLQVVEAGAKTTADVGFTTPGGQALHGHGTARRHPDDPEVPQIGDEIAIARALFELAHKLLDSAASDIGDRLHRRVHLPA, encoded by the coding sequence ATGAACGAGACCCACACGATCACGTTGAACCTGCAGGTCGTGGAGGCGGGTGCGAAGACCACCGCCGACGTCGGCTTCACCACTCCGGGCGGGCAGGCGCTGCACGGCCACGGCACGGCACGACGGCACCCGGACGACCCGGAGGTACCGCAGATCGGCGACGAGATCGCGATCGCCCGCGCCCTGTTCGAGCTGGCTCACAAGCTGCTCGACAGCGCGGCCAGCGACATCGGCGACCGCCTGCACCGCCGCGTGCACCTGCCCGCCTGA
- the cobJ gene encoding precorrin-3B C(17)-methyltransferase gives MIGLFAVTAAGRRAAAELAGRLGPDAVVADGPIGPALRRLWDHLGAAVFFLASGATVRLIAPLLRDKHTDPGVVCVDDERRFALSLVGGQAGGANALAEQVADVLGCTPVITTGTDSTGTTPLDELVDRLDAAVDGDLAACGGAILDGWPVRLVNPHGFPLPALPSNVAADPAAPLWTVVVDDRRPAQDEERTLRLIPRTLVVGVGSARGVSRTAVTEAIARLDREHGLDPRAIRAVASVDLKAGEAGILEAVQDLGFWHSDGGDELSLLTYPAETLAGIEVPNPSEVVGREVGTPSVAEASALHAAAELGAGAPIELVASKIKGDNVTVAAARIRPRGRLAIIGIGPGAPDLRTPRADLELRRASVVVGLDQYLDQVRHLLRPGTEVRGTGPGAEEDRAAEAVELAREGRAVALIGSGDAGVYAMAGPALEKADVDIEVVGVPGVTAALAASALLGAPLGNDHALISLSDLHTPWEVIESRVRAAAEGDLVVCFYDPSSAQRHWQLGRALEILAEHRPATTPVGAVRLADRARQRVWCAPIGEFDPAEVDMFTAVLVGSSRSTVVGGRLVTPRGYRCTPTDTR, from the coding sequence GTGATCGGTCTGTTCGCGGTGACCGCGGCGGGACGGCGGGCCGCCGCCGAACTGGCGGGACGGCTGGGGCCGGACGCGGTGGTCGCCGACGGACCGATCGGGCCCGCCCTGCGCCGCCTATGGGATCACCTGGGCGCGGCGGTGTTCTTCCTGGCTAGCGGCGCGACGGTGCGGTTGATCGCGCCGCTGCTGCGGGACAAACACACCGATCCCGGGGTGGTCTGCGTCGACGACGAGCGACGCTTCGCCCTCTCGCTGGTCGGCGGCCAGGCCGGCGGCGCGAACGCGCTTGCCGAGCAGGTAGCCGACGTCCTCGGCTGCACCCCGGTGATCACCACGGGTACCGACAGCACCGGCACCACGCCGCTGGACGAACTCGTCGACCGGCTCGACGCGGCGGTGGACGGGGATCTGGCGGCCTGCGGTGGCGCGATCCTCGACGGTTGGCCGGTCCGCCTCGTCAACCCGCACGGCTTCCCGCTGCCCGCACTGCCGTCCAACGTCGCCGCGGACCCTGCGGCACCACTGTGGACGGTCGTGGTCGATGACCGGCGGCCGGCGCAGGACGAGGAGCGGACGCTGCGGCTCATCCCGCGCACCCTCGTGGTGGGCGTCGGGTCCGCGCGCGGCGTCTCGCGGACCGCGGTGACCGAGGCCATCGCCCGGCTGGACCGCGAGCACGGGTTGGACCCGCGGGCGATCCGAGCGGTCGCCAGCGTCGACCTCAAGGCCGGCGAGGCCGGCATCTTGGAAGCCGTGCAGGACCTTGGTTTCTGGCACTCGGACGGCGGCGACGAGTTGTCGCTGCTGACGTATCCGGCCGAGACCCTGGCCGGTATCGAGGTGCCCAACCCCAGCGAGGTGGTGGGCCGCGAGGTCGGCACGCCGTCGGTCGCTGAGGCTTCGGCGTTGCACGCGGCCGCCGAACTCGGCGCGGGCGCGCCCATCGAGCTGGTCGCGAGCAAGATCAAGGGCGACAACGTGACCGTCGCCGCCGCCCGCATCCGGCCTCGCGGTCGGCTGGCGATCATCGGCATCGGCCCGGGTGCGCCCGACCTGCGCACCCCCCGCGCCGACCTGGAACTGCGGCGCGCTTCCGTGGTCGTCGGCCTGGACCAGTACCTCGACCAGGTGCGGCACCTGTTGCGCCCCGGCACCGAGGTGCGCGGCACCGGGCCCGGTGCCGAGGAGGACCGCGCCGCCGAGGCGGTGGAGCTGGCTCGCGAGGGGCGTGCGGTGGCGCTGATCGGCTCCGGCGATGCTGGCGTGTACGCGATGGCCGGCCCGGCGCTGGAGAAAGCCGACGTCGACATCGAGGTCGTCGGCGTGCCCGGGGTGACTGCGGCGCTGGCGGCGTCCGCGCTGCTGGGCGCACCGCTTGGCAACGACCACGCGCTCATCAGCCTGTCCGACCTGCACACACCGTGGGAGGTCATTGAGAGCCGCGTCCGTGCGGCCGCCGAGGGCGACCTGGTGGTGTGCTTCTACGACCCGAGCTCGGCGCAACGGCACTGGCAGCTCGGCCGTGCCCTGGAGATCCTGGCCGAGCACCGCCCGGCGACCACGCCCGTCGGCGCCGTCCGCCTCGCCGACCGCGCCAGGCAGCGGGTGTGGTGCGCTCCGATCGGCGAATTCGATCCGGCCGAGGTGGACATGTTCACCGCGGTGCTCGTTGGCTCCTCGCGGTCCACTGTGGTCGGTGGTCGGCTGGTGACGCCGCGGGGCTACCGGTGCACGCCCACGGATACCCGCTGA
- a CDS encoding ESX secretion-associated protein EspG, whose translation MSRGEKLLDSFTLSLVAADILGEDLAVNLRRAPFEIPHSGATLDERARLRKDVWAELEERRLADRGRAEPEVEQALNLLHGPEIDIAVTSYDRESDEVYRARVAVAGRAGVVAIQEESGLRIEFIDFRGLARVCVELLPEVAAGKLEGGTIFAEGETKLERDDAEPDSWMASATPTWSGGGNELRKVQNIMALPVRRIGYFVVSGRDGDGRLVRLPAVGWRDTEDGRYSVTTRRNNDGEDWNTFTPADKPRLARYLDEQIDNFRADR comes from the coding sequence GTGTCCAGAGGAGAAAAATTGCTCGATTCCTTCACCCTTTCCTTGGTGGCGGCCGACATCCTCGGCGAAGACCTGGCGGTGAACCTGCGACGCGCTCCGTTCGAGATCCCGCACTCCGGTGCGACGCTCGACGAGCGCGCCCGTCTCCGCAAAGACGTCTGGGCCGAACTCGAGGAGCGTCGGCTCGCCGACCGCGGCCGGGCGGAACCGGAGGTCGAGCAGGCGCTGAACCTGTTGCACGGCCCGGAGATCGACATAGCTGTCACCTCCTACGACCGCGAATCGGATGAGGTCTACCGCGCGCGCGTCGCGGTGGCCGGGCGCGCCGGAGTGGTGGCGATCCAGGAGGAGAGCGGGCTGCGGATCGAGTTCATCGACTTCCGCGGGCTCGCGCGGGTCTGCGTCGAACTGCTGCCGGAGGTCGCGGCCGGGAAACTCGAAGGCGGCACCATTTTCGCCGAGGGCGAGACCAAGCTCGAGCGAGACGACGCCGAACCGGACTCCTGGATGGCTTCCGCGACGCCCACCTGGTCCGGTGGCGGCAACGAGCTCCGCAAGGTGCAGAACATCATGGCGCTGCCGGTGCGGCGGATCGGCTACTTCGTGGTGAGCGGCCGGGACGGCGACGGCCGGCTGGTCCGGCTCCCGGCAGTCGGATGGCGGGACACCGAGGACGGGCGCTACAGCGTCACGACGCGACGCAACAACGACGGCGAAGACTGGAACACCTTCACCCCGGCGGACAAACCACGCCTGGCGCGCTACCTCGACGAACAGATCGACAACTTCCGCGCAGACCGCTGA
- the cobM gene encoding precorrin-4 C(11)-methyltransferase → MVTGRISFIGAGPGAADLITVRGAQRIAEADIVVWDASLVAPECIQEHARGDAELVDSSRLTHEQALEIYRRAERDKLNVARVHPGDPSLWGAVQEQYDACARMNLEVEIVPGVAVFSAAAAAAGRELTVPEVAQSLVLTRLGGGKTPMPDGEKVREFAKHGTTMALFLSAARTGQLVEELRAGGYADDTPVLVAYKVTWPDELLLRANLADLEKTVKQHKLWGHTLFIVGKGLNGNGTRSHPYHSGNFHTYRRVDPATRRALRAERPSVSRRRTENSTKPAPRSEESGESGRVRDSDVAWWAVRDWQESARGAARVAASRSTTARRVDEAQSQLFTAEPAADPGPGEVSSERSSRAEGVADSPVRAEPAAIAEPDGISSERSSRAGGVADGPVRAETGAADLSGSQAGGEASEANSSRTSAAQTTTTRATAKATPAKRPTTAKSAQSKSVQSKRTKSATATTAAAKAKPAAKRKSPAKQDEQGR, encoded by the coding sequence ATGGTGACTGGCCGGATCTCGTTCATCGGTGCCGGACCGGGCGCGGCCGACCTGATCACGGTTCGCGGCGCCCAACGGATCGCCGAGGCCGACATCGTGGTGTGGGACGCGAGCCTGGTCGCACCGGAATGCATCCAGGAACACGCGCGCGGCGACGCGGAACTGGTCGACTCCTCCCGGCTGACCCATGAACAGGCGCTGGAGATCTACCGCCGCGCCGAGCGGGACAAGCTCAACGTCGCCCGCGTGCACCCCGGCGACCCGTCGCTGTGGGGCGCGGTCCAGGAGCAGTACGACGCGTGCGCGCGGATGAATCTGGAAGTCGAGATCGTGCCCGGGGTCGCGGTGTTCTCCGCCGCCGCGGCCGCCGCCGGTCGCGAGCTCACCGTGCCGGAAGTCGCCCAGTCGCTGGTGCTGACCCGGCTAGGGGGCGGCAAGACGCCGATGCCCGACGGCGAGAAGGTCCGCGAGTTCGCCAAGCATGGCACCACGATGGCGCTGTTCCTCTCGGCGGCGCGCACCGGCCAGCTGGTCGAGGAACTGCGCGCCGGTGGCTACGCCGACGACACCCCGGTCTTGGTGGCCTACAAGGTCACCTGGCCCGACGAGTTGCTGCTCCGCGCCAATCTCGCCGACCTGGAGAAGACCGTCAAACAGCACAAGCTGTGGGGGCATACGCTGTTCATCGTCGGCAAGGGGCTCAACGGCAACGGAACCCGTTCGCACCCGTACCACTCCGGGAACTTCCACACCTACCGGCGCGTCGACCCGGCCACGCGCCGCGCATTGCGGGCCGAACGCCCCAGCGTTTCGCGCCGCCGCACGGAGAACTCCACGAAGCCAGCGCCCCGCAGCGAAGAATCCGGGGAGAGCGGCCGGGTGCGCGACTCCGACGTCGCCTGGTGGGCGGTGCGTGACTGGCAGGAGAGCGCGCGGGGGGCAGCGCGGGTGGCGGCGAGCCGCTCGACCACGGCCCGGCGGGTCGACGAGGCGCAGTCCCAGCTGTTCACCGCCGAACCCGCGGCGGATCCCGGTCCGGGCGAGGTTTCGAGCGAACGGAGCTCGCGGGCCGAAGGGGTGGCCGATAGTCCTGTTCGCGCCGAGCCCGCCGCGATTGCCGAGCCGGATGGGATTTCGAGCGAACGGAGCTCTCGCGCCGGAGGTGTGGCCGATGGTCCCGTTCGCGCCGAAACCGGCGCGGCGGATTTGTCCGGGAGCCAGGCCGGTGGCGAAGCGTCGGAGGCCAACTCGTCGCGGACGTCGGCCGCGCAAACCACGACCACCCGGGCCACCGCGAAGGCCACTCCCGCGAAGCGGCCCACCACGGCGAAGTCGGCCCAGTCCAAGTCTGTCCAGTCCAAGCGGACGAAGTCCGCGACCGCCACAACGGCGGCAGCGAAGGCGAAACCGGCCGCGAAGCGCAAGTCCCCGGCGAAGCAGGATGAGCAGGGTCGATAA
- a CDS encoding cobyrinate a,c-diamide synthase yields the protein MIVAAPASGQGKTTVVTGLLGAMRRRGTEVAPFKVGPDYIDPGYHRLAAGRPARNLDPVLVGEDRIAPLFRHGSAGAELSIVEGVMGLFDGRIGPGDGIAFGSTAHVAQLLNAPVVLVVDARGQSHSLAALLHGFRSYRPEVTVAGVILNRVASERHEQVLRDAADNAGLPVLGAIPRAAGLAVPSRHLGLVTAAEHGSEATRAVDAMTDIVARSVDLEAVRALACSATELPGAPWNPREEVEPQAGPVVAVAGGRAFTFAYAEHVELLEAAGAEVAVLDPLNDERLPERTAGLVLPGGFPEQYVAELSANTALRKEIAAFTATGAPVHAECGGLLYLAEELDGHPLCGVLDARARMSPRLTLGYRDAVAAADSVLFAEGARVSGHEFHRTVLEPGSGPRSAWLWRPAGETKPLREGFVHGGVHASYLHTHPAGQPGSVQRFVARCAG from the coding sequence TTGATCGTGGCTGCTCCGGCGTCCGGGCAGGGCAAGACGACGGTCGTGACCGGGCTGCTGGGCGCGATGCGGCGGCGGGGCACCGAGGTCGCGCCCTTCAAGGTCGGCCCGGACTACATCGATCCCGGCTACCACCGGCTCGCCGCGGGCCGCCCGGCCCGCAACCTCGATCCGGTGCTGGTCGGCGAAGACCGCATCGCGCCGCTGTTCCGGCACGGTTCGGCCGGCGCCGAGCTGTCGATCGTGGAGGGTGTGATGGGGCTGTTCGACGGCCGCATCGGACCCGGCGACGGCATTGCCTTTGGTTCCACCGCGCACGTCGCGCAGTTGCTGAACGCGCCGGTCGTGCTGGTTGTCGATGCCCGGGGCCAAAGCCACAGCCTCGCCGCGTTGCTGCACGGCTTCCGCAGCTACCGCCCGGAAGTCACGGTCGCAGGCGTGATCCTCAATCGGGTCGCTTCCGAGCGGCACGAGCAGGTTCTCCGCGATGCAGCCGACAACGCGGGCCTTCCGGTCCTTGGCGCCATCCCGCGCGCCGCGGGCCTCGCCGTGCCATCGCGACACCTGGGCTTGGTCACGGCCGCCGAGCACGGCAGCGAAGCGACCCGCGCCGTCGACGCGATGACCGACATCGTCGCCCGGTCAGTAGATCTCGAAGCGGTCCGGGCGCTTGCCTGCTCGGCCACCGAACTGCCCGGTGCCCCCTGGAATCCGCGCGAGGAGGTCGAGCCGCAGGCGGGACCGGTGGTCGCGGTGGCCGGTGGGCGGGCGTTCACCTTCGCCTACGCCGAGCACGTGGAGCTGCTCGAAGCCGCCGGTGCCGAGGTCGCCGTGTTGGACCCGCTCAACGACGAGCGGCTGCCGGAGCGCACCGCCGGCCTGGTGCTGCCGGGTGGTTTCCCCGAACAGTATGTCGCTGAACTTTCGGCGAACACCGCTCTGCGCAAGGAAATCGCGGCCTTCACCGCTACCGGGGCGCCGGTCCACGCGGAATGCGGTGGGCTGCTGTACTTGGCCGAGGAGTTGGACGGACATCCGCTGTGCGGCGTGCTCGACGCGCGGGCGCGGATGTCGCCGCGGCTGACGCTCGGTTATCGCGACGCGGTGGCTGCCGCCGATTCGGTCCTCTTCGCCGAAGGAGCACGCGTGAGCGGACACGAGTTCCACCGCACGGTCCTGGAACCCGGCAGTGGGCCGCGATCCGCGTGGCTCTGGCGACCGGCCGGCGAAACGAAGCCCTTGCGGGAAGGCTTCGTCCACGGCGGTGTGCACGCCTCCTACCTGCACACACACCCGGCCGGGCAACCAGGTTCGGTGCAACGGTTCGTGGCGAGGTGTGCGGGATGA
- the cbiE gene encoding precorrin-6y C5,15-methyltransferase (decarboxylating) subunit CbiE, protein MAVTVIGVDGADLPKGSADVLESARLVVGGKRHLEAYAPAHARKLELGPLEPALNALSSLSGGEHGVVLASGDPGFFGAVRALRERGIRCTVLPSTSSVQQLMARVGRSWDDVVVVSAYGRDLTQAINVCRARSAVVVLTAPKAGPAQIGSGLVGWRRSLVVGEDLGGPNESVVTLEPAEAAKRHWYEPNIVLCLAEIDDVPHRGWIAGGEPVPPTGGWALAEDEFSHRDGMITKAEVRAVALAKLAPRPGTLVWDVGAGSGSVAVECARMGAATIAVESDEAQVVRLITNAASHGVDVRVEEGSAPQALRNLPRPDAIFVGGGGTEVVTACAHAGASRVVVALAALDRVASTRDALRAADYEVEGVQLAAARLAELPDGESRLEAANPVVLISGYRKQR, encoded by the coding sequence GTGGCAGTCACGGTGATCGGGGTCGATGGTGCGGACCTGCCGAAGGGCAGTGCCGACGTGCTGGAGTCCGCGCGGCTCGTGGTGGGAGGGAAGCGGCACCTGGAAGCGTACGCGCCGGCGCATGCCCGCAAGCTGGAGCTGGGGCCGCTGGAACCGGCGCTCAATGCGCTGTCGTCGCTGTCCGGTGGCGAGCATGGCGTGGTGCTTGCCTCGGGAGACCCCGGCTTCTTTGGCGCGGTCCGCGCATTGCGCGAACGCGGTATCCGGTGCACGGTGCTGCCGTCGACCTCCAGCGTGCAGCAGCTGATGGCCCGCGTCGGCCGGTCCTGGGACGACGTCGTGGTGGTCAGCGCCTACGGCCGCGACCTCACCCAGGCGATCAACGTCTGCCGCGCCCGGTCGGCCGTGGTCGTGCTGACCGCGCCGAAGGCCGGTCCGGCCCAGATCGGTTCCGGGCTGGTGGGGTGGCGCCGCAGCCTGGTGGTCGGCGAAGATCTCGGCGGGCCCAACGAGTCCGTGGTGACCCTCGAACCGGCGGAGGCGGCCAAGCGCCACTGGTACGAGCCGAACATCGTGCTGTGCCTGGCCGAAATCGATGACGTACCGCACCGGGGCTGGATCGCCGGTGGCGAGCCGGTGCCGCCGACCGGCGGCTGGGCGCTGGCCGAGGACGAGTTCTCCCACCGCGACGGCATGATCACCAAGGCCGAGGTGCGAGCGGTGGCGCTGGCCAAGCTCGCTCCGCGACCGGGCACGCTTGTCTGGGACGTGGGTGCGGGCTCCGGTTCGGTCGCGGTGGAGTGCGCCCGGATGGGCGCCGCGACGATCGCCGTGGAGTCCGACGAGGCGCAGGTCGTGCGGCTGATCACCAACGCCGCGAGTCACGGCGTGGACGTCCGGGTCGAGGAGGGCTCGGCGCCGCAGGCGCTGCGCAACCTGCCGCGTCCCGACGCGATCTTCGTGGGTGGCGGCGGCACCGAGGTCGTTACCGCGTGCGCGCATGCGGGGGCGTCCCGCGTCGTGGTGGCGCTGGCGGCGCTTGACCGGGTCGCGTCGACCCGCGATGCCCTGCGCGCGGCGGACTACGAGGTCGAGGGCGTGCAACTCGCGGCGGCCCGGCTGGCCGAGCTGCCCGACGGCGAATCCCGGCTGGAAGCGGCCAACCCGGTCGTCCTGATCTCCGGCTACCGGAAACAACGCTGA